One part of the Peromyscus leucopus breed LL Stock chromosome 19, UCI_PerLeu_2.1, whole genome shotgun sequence genome encodes these proteins:
- the Cxxc1 gene encoding LOW QUALITY PROTEIN: CXXC-type zinc finger protein 1 (The sequence of the model RefSeq protein was modified relative to this genomic sequence to represent the inferred CDS: inserted 1 base in 1 codon) yields the protein MEGDGSDLEPPDAGEDSKSENGENAPIYCICRKPDINCFMIGCDNCNEWFHGDCXRITEKMAKAIREWYCRECREKDPKLEIRYRHKKSRERDGSERDGSEPRDEGGGRKRPASDPELQRRAGSGTGVGTVLARGSASPHKSSPQPLVATPSQHHQQQQQQQQQQQQQQQQQQQQIKRSARMCGECEACRRTEDCGHCDFCRDMKKFGGPNKIRQKCRLRQCQLRARESYKYFPSSLSPVTPSEALPRPRRPPPTQQQPQPSQKLGRIREDEGTVLSSVAKELPEATATPEPLSDEDLALDPDLYQDFCAGAFDDHGLPWMSDAEESPFLDPALRKRAVKVKHVKRREKKSEKKVMERKEERYKRHRQKQKHKDKWKHPERADPKDPASLPQCLGPGCVRAAQPASKYCSDDCGMKLAANRIYEILPQRIQQWQQSPCIAEEHGKKLLERIRREQQSARTRLQEMERRFHELEAIILRAKQQAVREDEENNENDSDDTDLQIFCVSCGHPINPRVALRHMERCYAKYESQTSFGSMYPTRIEGATRLFCDVYNPQSKTYCKRLQVLCPEHSRDPKVPADEVCGCPLVRDVFELTGDFCRLPKRQCNRHYCWEKLRRAEVDLERVRVWYKLDELFEQERNVRTAMTNRAGLLALMLHQTIQHDPLTTDLRSSADR from the exons ATG GAAGGAGACGGTTCAGACCTGGAACCTCCAGATGCCGGGGAGGACAGCAAGTCTGAGAATGGGGAGAACGCTCCCATCTACTGCATCTGCCGCAAGCCGGACATCAATTGCTTCATGAT TGGATGTGACAACTGCAATGAGTGGTTCCATGGGGACT ATCGGATCACGGAGAAGATGGCCAAGGCCATCCGGGAATGGTACTGTCGGGAGTGCCGAG AGAAGGACCCGAAGCTGGAGATTCGTTACCGGCACAAAAAGTCCCGGGAGCGGGATGGCAGTGAGCGGGACGGCAGTGAGCCCCGGGATGAGGGAGGAGGGCGCAAGAGGCCTGCTTCAGATCCAGAACTGCAGCGCCGGGCAGGGTCAGGGACAGGGGTTGGGACCGTGCTTGCTCGGGGCTCCGCTTCGCCCCACAAATCTTCTCCACAGCCTCTGGTGGCTACACCCAGCCAG CATcaccagcaacagcagcagcagcagcaacagcagcagcagcagcaacagcagcagcaacaacagatCAAACGGTCGGCCCGAATGTGCGGCGAGTGCGAGGCATGCCGGCGCACCGAAGACTGTGGCCACTGTGACTTCTGCCGCGACATGAAGAAGTTCGGGGGCCCCAACAAGATCCGGCAGAAGTGCCGGCTTCGCCAGTGCCAGCTGCGGGCACGG GAATCGTACAAGTACTTCCCTTCCTCG CTGTCGCCGGTGACGCCCTCAGAGGCCCTGCCAAGGCCCCGCCGGCCACCACCCACTCAACAGCAGCCACAGCCATCCCAGAAGCTGGGGCGTATCCGTGAAGATGAGGGGACAGTGTTGTCATCCGTGGCTAAGGAGCTACCGGAGGCTACAGCAACACCTGAACCGCTTTCAGATGAGGACCTAGCGCTGGACCCGGATCTGTACCAGGACTTCTGTGCTGGAGCCTTCGATGATCACGGCCTA CCCTGGATGAGCGACGCAGAAGAGTCCCCGTTCCTGGATCCGGCCCTGAGGAAACGGGCAGTGAAAGTGAAACATGTGAAGCGTCGAGAGAAGAAGTCTGAGAAGAAGGTGATGGAGAGG AAGGAGGAGCGGTACAAACGGCATCGacagaagcagaaacacaaagacaaatgGAAACACCCAGAGAGGGCTGACCCCAAGGACCCCGCCTCCCTGCCGCAgtgcctggggcctggctgtgtgCGGGCCGCCCAGCCTGCCTCCAAGTACTGTTCAGATGACTGTGGCATGAAGCTGGCAGCCAA CCGAATCTATGAGATCCTCCCCCAGCGCATCCAGCAGTGGCAGCAGAGCCCCTGCATTGCCGAAGAGCACGGCAAGAAGCTTCTGGAACGCATCCGCCGTGAGCAGCAGAGTGCCCGCACCCGTCTCCAGGAAATGGAGCGCAGATTCCACGAGCTCGAGGCCATCATTCTGCGAGCTAAGCAGCAGGCTGTGCGTGAGGACGAGGAG AACAACGAGAACGACAGCGATGATACAGATCTGCAGATCTTCTGCGTCTCCTGTGGGCATCCCATCAACCCACGCGTTGCCTTGCGCCACATGGAGCGTTGCTATGCCAAG TATGAGAGCCAGACATCCTTTGGGTCCATGTACCCCACACGCATTGAAGG GGCTACCCGGCTCTTCTGCGATGTCTACAATCCCCAGAGCAAAACGTACTGTAAGCGGCTCCAGGTGTTATGTCCTGAGCACTCACGGGACCCCAAA GTACCAGCTGATGAGGTCTGCGGGTGTCCACTTGTGCGGGATGTCTTTGAGCTCACAGGTGACTTCTGCCGCCTGCCCAAGCGCCAGTGCAATCGCCATTATTGCTGGGAGAAGCTCCGGCGTGCAGAAGTGGACTTGGAGCGTGTTCGGGTG TGGTACAAGCTGGACGAGCTGTTTGAGCAGGAACGAAATGTTCGCACAGCCATGACCAACCGAGCAGGCTTACTCGCCCTGATGCTGCACCAGACCATCCAGCACGACCCACTCACCACCGATCTTCGATCCAGTGCCGACCGCTGA